Proteins encoded by one window of Rutidosis leptorrhynchoides isolate AG116_Rl617_1_P2 chromosome 7, CSIRO_AGI_Rlap_v1, whole genome shotgun sequence:
- the LOC139857842 gene encoding proteasome subunit beta type-3-A, whose translation MSIFEYNGSALVAMVGKNCFAIASDRRLGVQLQTVATDFQRIFKIHDKLFLGLSGLGSDVQTLHQRLVFRHKLYQLREERDMKPETFASLVSAILYEKRFGPYFCQPVIAGLGEDDKPFICTMDSIGAKELAKDFVVAGTASESLYGACESMFKPDMEQEELFETISQALLSSVDRDCLSGWGGHVYVVTPTEVTERILKGRMD comes from the exons ATGTCG ATATTCGAGTACAATGGAAGTGCCTTGGTGGCTATGGTAGGAAAGAATTGTTTTGCTATCGCGAGTGATCGTAGGCTTGGGGTTCAGCTTCAGACGGTAGCAACTGATTTTCAAAGAATTTTTAAGATTCATGATAAGCTTTTTCTCGGTCTATCTGGTCTCGGTTCTGACGTTCAAACGCT TCATCAGCGGCTTGTGTTTCGTCACAAACTGTATCAGCTTCGAGAAGAAAGAGACATGAAGCCTGAAACTTTTGCTAGTCTTGTATCTGCTATTCTTTATGAGAAAAG GTTTGGTCCTTATTTCTGCCAACCTGTGATTGCTGGATTGGGTGAGGATGACAAGCCATTCATCTGTACAATGGACTCGATCGGAGCGAA AGAACTTGCAAAAGATTTTGTTGTTGCTGGAACAGCATCGGAGTCTCTTTATGGTGCGTGCGAGAGTATGTTTAAACCTGACATG GAACAAGAGGAGCTGTTTGAGACTATTTCACAAGCACTTTTATCATCGGTTGATCGTGATTGTTTGAGTGGCTGGGGAGGGCATGTCTACGTTGT TACTCCAACTGAAGTAACTGAAAGAATCTTGAAAGGGAGAATGGATTAA
- the LOC139857579 gene encoding ubinuclein-1-like produces the protein MEVGTGGGATPSTLLSGGGRQRFEVELRPGETTIVSWKKLIKDANKANKIDIDSKNIVPSVSIPSVPAPAAVNTALDSSIAPISGQAAENEGNDAPPGSRFSAVIEKIERLYMGKNSSDEEDLNDVPDDDEYDSDDSFIDDAELDDYFQVDYSAIKHDGFFVNRGKLERTNEPTVLPTEQPKKRKRKDLTKGQSENNDGNVPNKQMKVNKKEGKKLVPSIDKNQSPIIALGTVLKKPSDHKNVLDISTTKNIDKQKTEVVQSKKHGSNLKDGTISNQKTSDKGVDAQSKSQSQTANKSEELNQSVLSREKNVIQQQADSKAKASDNAQHLLKTPQTVRKEGSSTKAKSANTVLEKAIKDLEKTVAEIRPPSMEVTEAADNPSQAVKRRMPPEIKQKLAKVARVAHAIRGKLSKELLNRLMSIVGHLIQIRSLKRNLQNMVDMGESAKKEKDVKLQQLKKELNEMVKTRAPMMKPESTEQQAGSSDDFLENSTKEKVHKSRYTDDALDDKICNLYDLYVDGLDEDAGSQLRKFYEELAQLWPKGCMDKHGIKQAILRAKERKKALHMRKDQEKMKRKKLRAPKTETVNVDPVSVSQVQHTSDKLVSEISAPVRSISSSIAGNTAPQPPCSSHGPTRDREKQDKVKGSGNKQSNNTVVSEVLVKKKTKRKKPESELDLKKSSCVQGEEKGKSSKQMVGVVVKPATEPPVTPAPGDVVPAQPLVNSIVDSVQM, from the exons ATGGAGGTCGGAACCGGCGGTGGTGCTACGCCGTCGACATTATTAAGCGGCGGTGGACGGCAGCGGTTCGAGGTGGAGCTCCGACCTGGAGAAACAACAATTGTTTCTTGGAAGAAGCTTATAAAGGACGCTAATAAAGCGAACAAAATTGATATTGATAGTAAAAATATTGTACCATCTGTATCTATTCCTTCAGTTCCTGCTCCTGCTGCTGTGAATACTGCACTTGATTCTAGCATTGCGCCTATTTCT GGACAGGCTGCTGAAAATGAAGGCAATGATGCACCGCCTGGTAGCCGATTTAGTGCTGTCATTGAGAAGATTGAGCGATTATACATG GGTAAAAATAGCAGTGATGAGGAAGATCTTAATGATGTTCCCGATGACGATGAGTATGACTCAGATGACTCATTTATAGATGACGCTGAGCTG GACGATTATTTCCAGGTTGATTATTCAGCAATAAAGCATGACGGATTCTTTGTCAACCGTGGGAAGTTAGAGCGAAC GAATGAGCCTACAGTTTTACCAACCGAGCAACCAAAAAAGAGGAAAAGGAAGGATTTAACAAAAGGTCAAAGTGAGAACAACGATGGAAATGTGCCAAATAAACAAATGAAAGTTAATAAAAAGGAAGGGAAGAAATTAGTGCCATCAATAGATAAGAACCAAAGTCCAATAATAGCTCTTGGAACCGTTTTGAAAAAACCGTCTGATCATAAAAATGTATTAGATATATCGACAACAAAGAACATTGACAAACAGAAAACTGAAGTTGTTCAGTCTAAAAAACATGGTTCCAACTTGAAAGATGGAACAATTTCAAATCAGAAGACCAGTGACAAGGGTGTGGACGCACAATCGAAGTCTCAAAGTCAAACGGCAAACAAGTCAGAAGAGTTGAATCAATCAGTTTTGTCAAGGGAGAAAAACGTAATTCAACAACAGGCAGATAGTAAGGCCAAAGCTTCTGATAACGCCCAGCACCTG ctGAAGACTCCTCAAACGGTGAGAAAGGAAGGTTCAAGTACAAAAGCTAAAAGTGCAAATACGGTGCTTGAAAAGGCTATTAAGGATTTGGAGAAGACGGTTGCAGAAA TAAGACCTCCAAGTATGGAGGTTACCGAAGCTGCTGATAATCCATCTCAGGCTGTAAAAAGGAGAATGCCACCTGAAATAAAGCAAAAGCTGGCTAAAGTTGCTAGAGTGGCG CATGCTATACGTGGGAAATTGTCAAAGGAGCTACTTAATCGTTTGATGAGCATTGTCGGTCACCTGATACAGATCAGATCATTAAAG AGAAATCTTCAAAATATGGTTGATATGGGAGAGTCTGCCAAAAAAGAAAAAGATGTCAAGTTGCAGCAGTTAAAGAAAGAACTAAACGAGATGGTTAAGACGCGGGCCCCCATGATGAAACCCGAG TCAACTGAGCAGCAGGCTGGTTCATCTGATGATTTTTTGGAAAATAGCACCAAAGAAAAAGTTCATAAAAGCAGATATACCGATGATGCTTTAGACGACAAGATTTGCAACCTTTATGATCTTTATGTTGAC GGTCTTGATGAAGATGCAGGTTCCCAACTTAGGAAGTTTTATGAAGAG CTTGCACAACTATGGCCAAAAGGCTGTATGGATAAGCATGGGATTAAACAGGCAATTCTAAGGGCAAAAGAGAGGAAAAAAGCATTACACATGCGCAAG GACCAGGAGAAAATGAAGAGGAAAAAATTACGTGCTCCAAAAACAGAGACCGTTAATGTGGATCCCGTCTCTGTGAGTCAGGTGCAACACACATCAGATAAGCTTGTCTCGGAGATAAGTGCACCCGTTAGATCGATATCCAGTTCAATTGCTGGTAATACCGCCCCACAGCCGCCCTGTTCTTCACATGGTCCCACCAGAGACAGGGAAAAACAAGACAAGGTAAAAGGTAGTGGCAACAAACAGAGCAACAACACAGTTGTTTCTgaagttttggtgaagaagaagacaAAAAGGAAGAAGCCTGAATCTGAGTTGGATCTCAAGAAGTCAAGTTGTGTACAAGGGGAGGAAAAAGGGAAGTCAAGTAAGCAAATGGTTGGCGTTGTTGTGAAGCCCGCCACTGAGCCGCCTGTTACTCCGGCTCCAGGTGATGTAGTACCAGCACAACCGTTGGTAAATAGCATAGTTGATAGTGTCCAAATGTAG
- the LOC139857481 gene encoding membrane-associated protein VIPP1, chloroplastic-like gives MALRAPVTGISMASTTSASLQDSSSTRITISKNRTLFLGSGVGALKVRGLRLARPSTTRCNGIRMNLFDRFSRVVKSYANALISTFEDPEKILEQAVIEMNDDLIKMRQATAQVLASQKRLENKYKAAEQASDDWYKRAQLALGKGEEDLAREALKRRKSYADNAASLKSQLDQQKGVVENLVSNTRLLESKIQEARSKKDTLKARAQSAKTATKVSEMLGNVNTSSALSAFEKMEEKVLTMESQAESLNQLTTDDLEGKFAMLEGSSVDDDLAQLKKELSGSSKKGELPPGRTTTANSKAAYPFPDLEIEKELNELRQRTRDL, from the exons ATGGCATTAAGAGCACCAGTTACAGGGATAAGCATGGCTTCAACAACATCTGCTTCATTACAAGATTCTTCTTCTACAAGAATTACAATTTCAAAAAACCGAACTTTGTTTCTGGGTTCTGGAG TCGGAGCACTAAAGGTTAGAGGATTACGTCTAGCTCGCCCTAGTACTACACGATGTAATGGGATCCGGATGAATCTTTTCGATCGGTTTTCAAGAGTTGTCAAG TCATATGCAAATGCACTCATTAGCACATTTGAAGACCCGGAAAAGATCTTAGAGCAAGCCGTTATAGAAATGAACGATGATCTAATAAAGATGCGTCAAGCTACAGCTCAA GTTTTGGCATCTCAAAAGCGGCTGGAGAACAAATACAAAGCTGCTGAGCAAGCTTCAGATGATTG gtACAAAAGAGCGCAACTTGCTCTAGGTAAGGGCGAAGAAGATCTTGCTCGTGAAGCGTTAAAGAGACGTAAATCGTATGCT GACAATGCAGCTTCTTTGAAGAGCCAACTTGATCAACAAAAAGGCGTTGTGGAGAATCTTGTTAGCAATACACGG CTTCTCGAAAGCAAGATACAAGAGGCTAGGTCGAAAAAAGATACACTAAAAGCACGTGCACAATCCGCAAA GACTGCTACAAAAGTCAGTGAAATGTTGGGAAATGTCAATACAAGCAGTGCTCTTTCAGCATTTGAGAAGATGGAAGAAAAAG TATTGACCATGGAGTCCCAAGCAGAATCGCTTAATCAGCTAACTACCGATGATCTTGAAGGAAAG TTTGCAATGCTGGAGGGCTCATCTGTTGATGACGATCTTGCACAATTGAAAAAGGAACTATCCGGAAGCTCAAAG AAAGGAGAGCTTCCGCCAGGGAGAACGACGACTGCGAACTCGAAAGCAGCGTACCCGTTTCCGGATCTTGAAATCGAGAAAGAACTTAATGAGTTAAGGCAAAGAACCAGGGACCTTTAG